In Hydractinia symbiolongicarpus strain clone_291-10 chromosome 13, HSymV2.1, whole genome shotgun sequence, a single genomic region encodes these proteins:
- the LOC130623959 gene encoding uncharacterized protein LOC130623959, with protein MDAGAYQSWKKKRKNTFAAYSIQYFAVGFERSATRATLWIYLTNLIKAKNPELFFGLISLMYFVPPILFSMAIARLADRTRNIKLIILLCNFISMTGCIIYVIPISPYYPLIGQTLLGVNSIIRPITRAEIARSYPADKMKKKTPVLMAFFFVGFASGPVIVQFIQHVDLTLFGLRITMGNLTGILSFLCIVVTQILVIFLASDLSKEYDLKEATGNGKYKLITYEKETFLHVLKNVLKTFDVLVVMIMTMVAAFFQIAFVASFPIISSLLYFPHYFVTIFYILFAAIVFVIIAVLTSTKLQKRTIYMSGLISLIVVLIAGVIQAALIKGQLNTFSNITLTILLAIAVTIAEIGEQIFLVIVASSFVSSKHQAYVESIRVTLRQVGFILGSLVSGYLVYYSYAFLIFTAVMCSIQLLIIILRRKTFENPEIVI; from the coding sequence atgGACGCAGGCGCTTATCAATCatggaaaaaaaaaagaaaaaacacatttGCCGCTTACTCAATTCAATATTTCGCAGTTGGATTTGAAAGATCTGCTACCCGTGCAACTCTATGGATATATTTAACAAATTTGATCAAAGCTAAAAATCCAGAACTGTTTTTTGGACTTATAAGCTTGATGTATTTTGTTCCCCCCATATTGTTCTCTATGGCTATTGCAAGGCTTGCAGACAGAACAAGAAATATAAAGTTGATTATACTACTTTGCAATTTCATCAGTATGACTGGATGTATAATATATGTCATTCCAATTTCGCCTTACTATCCTTTGATTGGTCAAACATTACTCGGAGTTAACTCCATAATAAGACCGATAACACGAGCTGAAATAGCTAGATCATATCCAGcagataaaatgaaaaaaaagacacCTGTTCTCATGGCTTTCTTTTTCGTTGGGTTTGCATCTGGTCCAGTTATTGTTCAATTCATACAACATGTTGATTTAACCTTATTTGGTCTCCGTATTACAATGGGAAACTTAACTGGCATTTTGTCTTTCTTGTGTATTGTTGTTACGCAGATTCTTGTCATATTTCTAGCAAGTGATCTCTCAAAGGAGTACGATTTAAAAGAAGCAACTGGAAATGGGAAATACAAACTTATAACTTACGAAAAAGAAACGTTTCTGCACGTGTTGAAAAATGTACTTAAAACGTTTGATGTTCTCGTTGTAATGATTATGACTATGGTTGCTGCATTCTTCCAAATCGCTTTTGTGGCaagttttccaataatttctagTCTGTTATACTTTCCCCATTATTTCGTCACCATCTTCTACATTCTCTTCGCAGCCATAGTTTTTGTTATAATTGCAGTATTGACAAGCACAAAGCTTCAAAAAAGGACTATTTATATGTCTGGTTTGATCAGCCTTATTGTAGTATTAATAGCTGGAGTTATTCAAGCTGCATTGATAAAGGGACAGTTAAACACTTTTAGTAACATAACACTAACGATTTTGCTGGCTATCGCTGTAACCATAGCAGAAATTGGAGAACAAATTTTTCTTGTTATTGTGGCCTCCAGTTTTGTATCATCCAAACATCAGGCTTATGTGGAAAGTATAAGAGTCACCTTGAGGCAAGTTGGTTTTATATTGGGAAGCTTAGTATCTGGCTACCTTGTGTATTATTCCTACGCGTTTTTAATTTTCACCGCAGTTATGTGTTCGATTCAGTTACTCATAATCATCTTAAGAAGAAAAACGTTTGAAAACCCAGAaattgttatataa
- the LOC130623045 gene encoding tigger transposable element-derived protein 4-like, which produces MATAQTTSRKKTVLTIKEKYLALKELEKEGTTKKSIAKKYGVPPNTLSYWVKNKSDIFTKYESGQYGVKRQKLSSGKYDNIDKAVYKWFVNARERTVPISGQIIREKALDFAKQFNEPDFKASEGWLDR; this is translated from the coding sequence ATGGCAACCGCTCAgacaacgtcaaggaagaaaacTGTTCTGACgatcaaagaaaaatatcttgctttgaaagagcttgaaaaagaAGGAACAACTAAAAAGTCTATTGCTAAAAAGTATGGTGTCCCACCTAACACACTTTCATACTGGGTTAAGAATAAAAGTGACATTTTTACCAAGTATGAATCAGGCCAGTATGGAGTTAAAAGACAAAAGCTTTCTTCCGGAAAATACGATAACATTGATAAAGCAGTTTACAAGTGGTTCGTTAACGCTCGTGAAAGAACTGTGCCGATTAGTGGTCAAATCATTCGAGAAAAAGCATTGGATTTTGCAAAGCAATTCAACGAACCTGATTTTAAAGCTTCAGAAGGCTGGCTAGACAGATGA